A section of the Microbacterium forte genome encodes:
- a CDS encoding alpha-ketoacid dehydrogenase subunit beta, giving the protein MPLSKALNSGLRRAMEDDSRVLLMGEDIGKLGGVFRVTEHLQRDFGDKRVLDTPLAESGIVGTAIGLAMTGFRPVIEIQFDGFVFPAFDQITTQLAKLTNRHEGKLSLPIVIRIPYGGHIGAVEHHQESPEAYFAHTPGLRVVSPSTPNDAYWMIQEAIASNDPVIFMEPKSRYWQKGEVELDASAAPLHSSRVVRTGSDVTLVGHGAMVTTLLQAAALAEAEGTSCEVVDVRSLSPVDYEPILSSVRKTGRMVYAQEAQGFVSIGSEIAATVMERAFYALEAPVLRVSGYDTPFPPAKLEGTYLPDADRILEAVDRSLAY; this is encoded by the coding sequence ATGCCCCTCAGCAAGGCCCTCAACTCGGGCCTGCGCCGGGCCATGGAAGACGACTCCAGAGTCCTGCTCATGGGCGAGGACATCGGAAAGCTCGGCGGCGTCTTCCGCGTGACCGAGCACCTGCAGCGCGACTTCGGCGACAAGCGCGTGCTCGACACGCCGCTCGCCGAGTCGGGGATCGTCGGAACGGCGATCGGGCTCGCGATGACCGGGTTCCGCCCGGTGATCGAGATCCAGTTCGACGGATTCGTGTTCCCCGCGTTCGACCAGATCACGACGCAGCTCGCCAAGCTCACCAACCGGCACGAGGGCAAGCTGAGTCTGCCGATCGTGATCCGCATCCCCTACGGCGGACACATCGGTGCCGTCGAGCACCACCAGGAGAGCCCGGAGGCGTACTTCGCGCACACTCCCGGACTGCGGGTGGTCTCGCCCTCGACGCCGAACGACGCGTACTGGATGATCCAGGAGGCCATCGCGTCGAACGACCCGGTCATCTTCATGGAGCCCAAGAGCCGCTACTGGCAGAAGGGCGAGGTCGAGCTCGACGCCTCGGCCGCCCCGCTGCACTCGTCTCGCGTCGTGCGCACCGGCTCGGACGTGACGCTCGTCGGACACGGCGCGATGGTGACGACCCTGCTGCAGGCGGCCGCGCTCGCCGAGGCCGAGGGCACCAGCTGCGAGGTCGTCGATGTGCGTTCGCTGTCGCCGGTGGACTACGAGCCGATCCTGAGCTCGGTGCGCAAGACCGGACGCATGGTCTATGCCCAGGAGGCGCAGGGCTTCGTCAGCATCGGCAGCGAGATCGCGGCCACGGTCATGGAGCGTGCCTTCTATGCACTCGAGGCCCCGGTGCTGCGGGTCTCGGGGTACGACACCCCGTTCCCGCCCGCGAAGCTCGAGGGCACCTACCTTCCGGATGCCGACCGCATCCTCGAGGCCGTCGACCGCTCCCTCGCCTACTGA
- a CDS encoding dihydrolipoamide acetyltransferase family protein, protein MSTQNFNLPDVGEGLTEAEIVAWKVAPGDTVAINDVICEIETAKSLVELPSPHAGVVGELLAAEGATVEVGSPIITFVTDARDDAGPGVIATAEAPAPEEGGGSVLVGYGTGGGATSRRKRPAERPVRSSVGVIAKPPIRKLARDLGVDLTTVTPTGADGEVTRDDVMTHAQQASVFRNIETPEWGAVREETVPAPQSTPSGLARGLSPAPASASGRSDDRTESIPVKGVRKATSSAMVQSAYSAPHVTVWKEIDASRTMELVKRLKASPDYADIRVSPLLIMARAVIWAARRTPMVNAAWIETEGGAEIAVRHYVNLGIAAATPRGLLVPNIKDAQDLSMKDLARALNRLTLTAREGKTSPADQQGGTITITNIGVFGMDAGTPIINPGEAGIVAMGTISQKPWVVDGEVRPRWVTTVAGSFDHRVIDGDGMSRFIADVASVLEEPALLVE, encoded by the coding sequence ATGAGCACGCAGAACTTCAACCTCCCCGATGTGGGCGAGGGCCTGACCGAGGCCGAGATCGTGGCGTGGAAGGTCGCGCCCGGTGACACCGTCGCCATCAACGACGTGATCTGCGAGATCGAGACGGCCAAGTCGCTCGTCGAGCTGCCCTCGCCGCACGCCGGCGTCGTCGGTGAGCTGCTCGCCGCAGAGGGCGCGACGGTCGAGGTCGGCTCGCCGATCATCACCTTCGTGACGGATGCCCGTGACGATGCCGGTCCGGGCGTGATCGCCACGGCCGAGGCTCCCGCGCCCGAAGAGGGTGGCGGCTCGGTGCTCGTCGGCTACGGCACGGGCGGCGGTGCGACCTCGCGTCGCAAGCGACCGGCCGAGCGCCCCGTCCGCTCGTCGGTCGGTGTGATCGCGAAGCCGCCGATCCGCAAGCTCGCTCGCGACCTGGGCGTCGACCTCACGACCGTCACGCCCACCGGCGCCGACGGCGAGGTCACCCGGGACGACGTGATGACCCACGCACAGCAGGCCAGCGTCTTCCGCAACATCGAGACGCCCGAGTGGGGTGCCGTGCGCGAGGAGACCGTGCCCGCGCCGCAGAGCACCCCGTCGGGTCTCGCCCGCGGGCTGTCGCCGGCCCCGGCATCCGCCTCGGGCCGGAGCGATGATCGCACCGAGTCGATCCCGGTCAAGGGAGTGCGCAAGGCGACCTCGTCGGCGATGGTGCAGAGCGCGTACTCCGCCCCGCACGTGACGGTGTGGAAGGAGATCGACGCGAGCCGCACGATGGAACTCGTCAAGCGTCTCAAGGCGTCGCCCGACTACGCCGACATCCGCGTCTCCCCGCTGCTGATCATGGCCCGTGCCGTGATCTGGGCTGCGCGTCGCACGCCGATGGTCAACGCCGCCTGGATCGAGACCGAGGGCGGCGCCGAGATCGCCGTGCGCCACTACGTGAACCTCGGCATCGCCGCGGCCACGCCTCGCGGTCTGCTCGTGCCGAACATCAAGGACGCGCAGGATCTCAGCATGAAGGACCTCGCCCGCGCGCTGAACCGGCTCACGCTCACCGCCCGCGAGGGCAAGACGAGCCCGGCCGACCAGCAGGGCGGCACGATCACGATCACCAACATCGGCGTCTTCGGGATGGATGCCGGCACGCCGATCATCAACCCCGGCGAGGCGGGCATCGTGGCGATGGGCACGATCAGCCAGAAGCCGTGGGTCGTCGACGGCGAGGTGCGCCCCCGCTGGGTCACCACGGTCGCCGGTTCGTTCGACCACCGCGTGATCGACGGCGACGGCATGAGCCGCTTCATCGCCGACGTGGCATCGGTTCTCGAGGAGCCCGCGCTCCTCGTCGAGTGA
- a CDS encoding 2'-5' RNA ligase family protein: MQEPEPRHSPSSIELLLDPDAETAVRCEWDALAARGLSSLAGHTSASNRPHVTLVARIGLSKVDLGCLADIASFPLTLGAPLLFGSGERRVLARSVVPSAELLDLRESILAAVGPGDDAPHTAPGEWMPHVALARRLRVPGLAAALDLIGGDIHGHAHAVRRWDPDVAAVTTLAELRL; this comes from the coding sequence GTGCAGGAACCAGAGCCTCGGCACTCCCCCTCGTCGATCGAGCTGCTCCTCGACCCGGATGCGGAGACTGCCGTCCGTTGCGAGTGGGATGCCCTCGCCGCACGAGGGCTCTCGAGCCTCGCGGGGCACACATCCGCGAGCAACCGCCCTCACGTCACGCTGGTCGCACGCATCGGCCTGTCGAAAGTGGACCTGGGGTGTCTGGCAGACATCGCATCGTTCCCCCTGACACTGGGGGCGCCCCTGCTCTTCGGCAGCGGCGAGCGTCGCGTGCTGGCCCGGAGCGTCGTTCCCAGTGCGGAACTGCTGGACCTCCGCGAGAGTATCCTCGCCGCCGTCGGGCCTGGAGATGATGCCCCGCACACCGCGCCGGGCGAGTGGATGCCGCATGTCGCGCTCGCCCGCAGATTGCGGGTCCCGGGCCTCGCGGCGGCGCTCGACCTGATCGGCGGCGACATCCACGGTCACGCACATGCGGTGCGGCGCTGGGACCCCGACGTCGCCGCCGTCACTACCCTCGCGGAGCTACGGCTCTAG
- a CDS encoding ROK family protein → MTEVSAGLGTGRASVGAVLDFAWAAGEFTATDVMASTSLTRSTAIDAIDTLVSAAVLRELPNARAAGSYRAGRPARRFVLASDLGVVLGVDAGDNHVAVTVSDLLDRTLVHHRTDIDSTESAAARRATVLGQMEQALTEAGVSKDDILAICVGVAAPVNRAGVSPPHPDGFWERTNPGLADALAGWAPAVEIKNDAQLAAIAEGSVGAAVGCRDYVALLAGERFGGGVVVDGHVLHGAHGGVGEGIVFDHIVGVGSAFGLSYALQDEVRGAVASGEVDASSPIGRLADDDRVDPRVVLTAAASGDADALLATSRVGATLARVVGVLGSMYDPTRVIVCGAVAESVAPVIAAAREVVPTELHLPAPEILASTLGAEVVSIGAVTTARMAAREVAVPLLAERRLSAVG, encoded by the coding sequence GTGACAGAAGTCTCCGCAGGTCTGGGCACCGGGCGCGCCAGCGTCGGCGCCGTGCTCGACTTCGCCTGGGCGGCGGGCGAGTTCACCGCCACCGACGTCATGGCCTCGACGTCTCTGACGCGCTCGACGGCCATCGACGCGATCGACACCCTCGTCAGCGCGGCCGTGCTCCGTGAGCTTCCGAACGCGAGGGCCGCAGGCAGCTACCGCGCAGGGCGCCCCGCGCGACGCTTCGTGCTGGCATCCGATCTCGGTGTCGTGCTCGGCGTGGATGCCGGTGACAACCATGTCGCCGTCACCGTCTCCGATCTGCTCGACCGCACACTCGTGCACCACCGCACGGACATCGACTCGACCGAATCGGCGGCGGCGCGGCGCGCGACGGTGCTCGGCCAGATGGAGCAGGCGCTCACCGAGGCGGGTGTCTCGAAGGATGACATCCTCGCGATCTGCGTCGGCGTCGCCGCTCCCGTGAATCGCGCAGGGGTCTCTCCCCCGCATCCCGACGGCTTCTGGGAGCGCACGAACCCGGGCCTCGCCGACGCACTGGCCGGCTGGGCGCCGGCCGTCGAGATCAAGAACGACGCTCAGCTCGCCGCTATCGCCGAGGGCTCGGTCGGGGCCGCAGTGGGATGCCGGGACTACGTCGCGCTGCTCGCCGGCGAGCGCTTCGGCGGGGGCGTCGTCGTCGACGGCCATGTGCTGCACGGCGCGCACGGCGGCGTCGGCGAGGGCATCGTGTTCGACCACATCGTGGGCGTGGGGTCGGCCTTCGGTCTGAGCTACGCCCTGCAGGACGAGGTGCGTGGCGCCGTCGCGAGTGGCGAGGTCGACGCGAGCTCGCCGATCGGACGCCTCGCCGACGACGACCGCGTGGATCCGCGCGTCGTGCTGACAGCCGCCGCGTCGGGTGATGCCGATGCGCTGCTCGCGACCTCGCGCGTCGGCGCCACCCTCGCTCGGGTGGTCGGCGTTCTGGGAAGCATGTACGACCCGACGCGCGTGATCGTCTGCGGCGCAGTCGCCGAGAGCGTCGCTCCCGTGATCGCCGCCGCGCGCGAGGTCGTGCCGACCGAACTGCACCTGCCGGCGCCCGAGATCCTCGCCTCGACGCTCGGCGCCGAGGTCGTCTCGATCGGGGCCGTCACCACCGCCCGCATGGCCGCCCGCGAGGTGGCCGTGCCGCTGCTGGCGGAGCGGCGACTCAGCGCGGTCGGCTGA
- a CDS encoding ABC transporter substrate-binding protein, with protein sequence MSVKSPSVARVAGAAMALALVGSALTACAPGGGTETIRFTFNKREAIGFMTDLVAQFNSSQSDVRVEIDTSGPDVISASFVRGNPPDLILGNYNYEIARFVQRCTLTDLSDTDAAASVRDDLQPLMDQYGSCEGRTSALPYSVMAASVIYNKEIFDAQGLEVPQTWDELIAVCDQLKDAGIDPFYATFKDDWTVGQGWYDYSIGGSVDTIEFFDAMADEGAAVGPDSPVSFEKDFAEPMDQMMQLANDYTNEDAESRGYGDGNLAFSKGEAAMYMQGPWAFSEIAKTAPDLELGTFPLPMTDDPADLGVRVNMDLGAMIPEGSNHQEAAREFLEYLYLPENIEAYNASQLGFTPTKGAPAPDDPRIEGMIEYYENGQIYQGPSVLVPKTIPVMNYAQAMVLGASTTSMLRTMDADWARIAFRAPIPKTDDAAAGETEESAP encoded by the coding sequence GTGTCTGTGAAATCCCCCTCCGTCGCACGAGTGGCCGGTGCTGCCATGGCGCTGGCGCTCGTCGGCTCCGCCCTCACCGCCTGCGCACCCGGCGGCGGCACCGAGACCATCCGCTTCACGTTCAACAAGCGTGAGGCGATCGGCTTCATGACCGACCTCGTCGCCCAGTTCAACTCGTCGCAGAGCGACGTGCGGGTCGAGATCGACACCTCGGGGCCGGACGTGATCTCGGCCAGCTTCGTGCGGGGCAATCCGCCCGACCTCATCCTCGGCAACTACAACTACGAGATCGCGCGGTTCGTGCAGCGGTGCACCCTGACCGATCTCTCCGACACCGACGCCGCCGCATCCGTCCGCGACGATCTGCAGCCGCTCATGGACCAGTACGGGTCGTGCGAGGGCCGCACCAGCGCCTTGCCGTACTCGGTGATGGCGGCATCGGTCATCTACAACAAGGAGATCTTCGACGCCCAGGGGCTCGAGGTCCCGCAGACCTGGGACGAGCTGATCGCGGTCTGCGACCAGCTGAAGGACGCAGGGATCGACCCGTTCTACGCGACGTTCAAGGATGACTGGACCGTGGGCCAGGGGTGGTACGACTACTCGATCGGAGGATCGGTGGACACGATCGAGTTCTTCGACGCGATGGCCGACGAGGGTGCCGCCGTCGGCCCCGACTCGCCCGTCTCGTTCGAGAAGGACTTCGCCGAGCCCATGGATCAGATGATGCAGCTCGCGAACGACTACACGAACGAGGATGCCGAGAGCCGGGGATACGGCGACGGCAACCTGGCGTTCAGCAAGGGCGAGGCTGCGATGTACATGCAGGGCCCCTGGGCGTTCAGCGAGATCGCGAAGACCGCACCCGACCTCGAGCTCGGAACGTTCCCGCTGCCGATGACCGACGATCCGGCCGACCTCGGTGTGCGTGTGAACATGGACCTCGGCGCGATGATCCCCGAGGGATCGAACCACCAGGAGGCGGCACGCGAGTTCCTCGAGTACCTCTATCTGCCCGAGAACATCGAGGCGTACAACGCATCGCAGCTCGGCTTCACCCCGACGAAGGGTGCACCGGCCCCGGATGATCCCCGGATCGAGGGGATGATCGAGTACTACGAGAACGGGCAGATCTACCAGGGCCCCTCAGTGCTCGTGCCGAAGACGATCCCAGTGATGAACTACGCGCAGGCGATGGTGCTCGGCGCCTCGACCACTTCGATGTTGCGCACGATGGACGCGGACTGGGCTCGCATCGCCTTCCGCGCACCGATCCCCAAGACCGATGATGCGGCAGCCGGCGAGACAGAGGAGTCCGCACCGTGA
- a CDS encoding carbohydrate ABC transporter permease codes for MVTGQGRKLRRRKGRVEPIYYLFLLPTLVIFTLAITVPAVMGIFFSFTDSIGIGEWSFSGLTNYIAMFSDPAILQSYLFTFGFSIATVIVVNVIAFLLAVGLTSRIRFKTGLRTIFVIPMVISGIIIAYVFNFLFSNSIPAAGAATGIPWLSTSLLANPDLAWVAIVIVTAWQAVPGTLLIYIAGLLSVPSEVYEAASIDGANKRQQLFRITLPLVAGYVVINVILGFKGFLNAYDIIVGLTNGGPGTATRSVAMTIIAGFNGGDYAYQMANATIFFIVAVLISLLQLSLTRGRNAL; via the coding sequence ATCGTCACGGGACAGGGCCGCAAGCTCCGTCGTCGCAAGGGGCGGGTCGAGCCGATCTACTACCTGTTCCTGCTTCCGACCCTCGTGATCTTCACCCTGGCGATCACCGTGCCCGCGGTCATGGGCATCTTCTTCAGCTTCACCGACTCGATCGGCATCGGGGAGTGGAGCTTCAGCGGTCTGACGAACTACATCGCGATGTTCAGCGATCCGGCCATCCTGCAGAGCTACCTGTTCACGTTCGGCTTCTCGATCGCCACGGTGATCGTCGTCAACGTGATCGCGTTCCTGCTCGCGGTCGGGCTGACCTCCCGCATCCGCTTCAAGACGGGGCTGCGCACGATCTTCGTGATCCCGATGGTGATCTCGGGCATCATCATCGCCTACGTCTTCAACTTCCTCTTCTCGAACTCCATCCCGGCCGCGGGCGCCGCCACCGGCATCCCGTGGCTGTCGACCAGCCTCCTCGCCAACCCCGATCTCGCCTGGGTCGCGATCGTGATCGTGACCGCGTGGCAGGCCGTTCCCGGCACGCTGCTGATCTACATCGCAGGTCTGCTCTCGGTGCCGAGCGAGGTCTACGAGGCGGCGAGCATCGACGGGGCGAACAAGAGGCAGCAGCTGTTCCGCATCACGCTGCCGCTCGTCGCCGGATACGTGGTGATCAACGTGATCCTCGGGTTCAAGGGCTTCCTCAACGCCTACGACATCATCGTCGGCCTCACCAACGGCGGTCCCGGCACCGCCACCCGCAGCGTCGCGATGACCATCATCGCGGGCTTCAACGGCGGCGACTACGCCTACCAGATGGCCAACGCGACGATCTTCTTCATCGTCGCCGTGCTCATCTCCCTGCTGCAGCTCTCGCTGACCCGCGGAAGGAACGCACTCTGA
- a CDS encoding carbohydrate ABC transporter permease: protein MSTQTLTTIPASGKKPRVRMERVNWSGTIILILCAVTVLLPLYVTMSMAFKTTGQAVDGNAFSLPAPFSIDGFVEAWNLTKFPVGAGISLLVTAGTVIATIVLAAFASYAIVRNWDHRLFRYSFFYLLAAMFIPFPVVALPQIQLTGWVGLDNPFGVIILATMFQLSFSVLLFTAFLRSIPIELEESARIDGASTWQTFWQLIFPLLAPMSATVGIFAFLYAWNDFMMPSLIISDPAMQTLPVRQNLFQTQFSNNYNVSFASYLMAMAPAILAYLFTQRFVMEGVTQGAVKG, encoded by the coding sequence ATGTCGACGCAGACACTCACCACCATCCCCGCCTCGGGCAAGAAGCCGAGGGTCCGCATGGAGCGCGTCAACTGGTCGGGCACGATCATCCTGATCCTGTGCGCCGTCACGGTGCTGCTTCCGCTGTACGTGACGATGTCCATGGCGTTCAAGACCACGGGCCAGGCTGTCGACGGCAACGCCTTCTCGCTGCCGGCTCCGTTCAGCATCGACGGCTTCGTCGAGGCGTGGAACCTGACGAAGTTCCCCGTCGGAGCGGGCATCTCGCTGCTCGTCACGGCGGGCACCGTCATCGCGACCATCGTGCTGGCCGCGTTCGCGTCATATGCGATCGTCCGCAACTGGGACCACCGCTTGTTCCGCTACTCGTTCTTCTACCTGCTGGCCGCGATGTTCATCCCGTTCCCGGTCGTGGCGCTGCCGCAGATCCAGCTGACCGGCTGGGTCGGTCTCGACAACCCGTTCGGGGTCATCATCCTCGCGACGATGTTCCAGCTGAGCTTCAGCGTGCTGTTGTTCACCGCGTTCCTGCGCTCGATCCCGATCGAGCTCGAGGAGAGCGCGCGCATCGACGGCGCCAGCACATGGCAGACGTTCTGGCAGCTGATCTTCCCGCTGCTCGCGCCGATGAGCGCCACGGTCGGCATCTTCGCCTTCCTCTACGCGTGGAACGACTTCATGATGCCGTCGCTGATCATCTCGGACCCGGCCATGCAGACCCTCCCGGTGCGGCAGAACCTCTTCCAGACCCAGTTCAGCAACAACTACAACGTGTCGTTCGCCTCATACCTGATGGCGATGGCCCCGGCGATCCTGGCGTACCTGTTCACGCAGCGCTTCGTCATGGAAGGCGTCACCCAGGGCGCCGTCAAGGGCTGA
- a CDS encoding glycoside hydrolase family 13 protein encodes MTDALLTETRDETRDDKTAAWWRQAAVYQIYPRSFADANGDGLGDIPGIVSRADYLRDLGIDAVWLSPFYPSALADGGYDVADYRNVDPRLGTLEDFDEMVAALHERDIRVVVDIVPNHSSDLHEWFQEALAAGRGSAARERYIFREGSGPDGSEPPTDWTAAFGGSAWERVADGQWFLHSFAPEQPDLNWDHPEVREDFLKTLRFWSDRGVDGFRIDVAHMLTKDLTEPLPSTAELELLPHDGNHPLHDRDDVHEVYAEWRRVFNEYDPPRTAVAEAWVSTPERRAKYASAEGLGQAFNFDLLVADFDATQFRTIIADNLAQSQATGSSTTWVLSNHDVTRHATRYGLPQLGGRTGVKQGVEWVSAGGPEDQLDRERGLRRAHAATLLLLGLPGSTYLYQGEELGLHEVADVAPEQRQDPAFFRGAVFDGLGRDGCRVPLPWTASGPSFGFGSGDAHLPQPAWFAESAVDVEAADPSSTLALYREALRLRHELQTEESLEWIETGRADVLRFARPNGWQIVTNFGSEPFDLGADAADVVLGSVVDGALPGDSTVWIAPGLIG; translated from the coding sequence ATGACCGATGCGCTTCTCACCGAGACCCGCGACGAGACCCGCGACGACAAGACGGCAGCATGGTGGCGACAGGCCGCCGTCTACCAGATCTACCCCCGCAGCTTCGCCGATGCCAACGGAGACGGACTCGGCGACATCCCGGGCATCGTCTCGCGCGCCGACTATCTGCGCGACCTCGGCATCGACGCGGTGTGGCTGAGCCCGTTCTACCCGTCGGCGCTGGCCGACGGCGGATACGACGTGGCCGACTACCGCAACGTCGATCCGCGTCTGGGCACGCTCGAGGACTTCGACGAGATGGTCGCCGCGCTGCACGAGCGCGACATCCGCGTCGTGGTCGACATCGTGCCGAACCACTCGTCCGACCTGCATGAGTGGTTCCAGGAGGCGCTCGCCGCCGGCCGCGGGTCGGCCGCCCGTGAGCGGTACATCTTCCGCGAGGGCAGCGGTCCCGACGGCTCCGAGCCACCGACCGACTGGACCGCCGCGTTCGGCGGATCTGCATGGGAGCGCGTGGCGGACGGGCAGTGGTTCCTGCACAGCTTCGCTCCCGAGCAGCCCGACCTCAACTGGGACCACCCCGAGGTGCGCGAGGACTTCCTGAAGACCCTGCGTTTCTGGTCGGACCGCGGAGTCGACGGCTTCCGCATCGACGTCGCCCACATGCTCACGAAGGACCTCACCGAACCGCTGCCGAGCACGGCCGAGCTCGAGCTGCTGCCGCACGACGGCAACCACCCGCTGCACGACCGTGACGACGTGCACGAGGTGTACGCCGAGTGGCGTCGGGTCTTCAACGAGTACGACCCTCCTCGCACGGCTGTCGCCGAGGCCTGGGTGAGCACGCCCGAGCGTCGGGCGAAGTACGCCTCGGCTGAGGGGCTGGGTCAGGCGTTCAACTTCGATCTGCTCGTCGCCGACTTCGACGCGACGCAGTTCCGCACCATCATCGCCGACAACCTGGCGCAGTCGCAGGCGACGGGCTCATCGACGACGTGGGTGCTGTCGAACCACGACGTCACGCGTCACGCGACGCGCTACGGATTGCCGCAGCTCGGGGGACGCACCGGAGTGAAGCAGGGTGTCGAGTGGGTCTCCGCCGGGGGCCCGGAGGACCAGCTCGACCGTGAGCGCGGCCTGCGCAGGGCACACGCCGCGACGCTGCTGCTGCTCGGCCTTCCCGGCAGCACCTATCTCTATCAGGGCGAGGAGCTGGGGCTGCACGAGGTCGCCGATGTCGCGCCCGAGCAGCGTCAGGACCCGGCGTTCTTCCGTGGGGCCGTCTTCGACGGCCTGGGAAGGGACGGATGCCGTGTGCCGCTGCCGTGGACGGCATCCGGTCCCTCGTTCGGATTCGGCTCCGGCGACGCGCACCTGCCGCAGCCCGCCTGGTTCGCCGAGTCCGCGGTCGATGTCGAGGCGGCCGACCCCTCGTCGACGCTCGCGCTGTACCGCGAGGCGCTGCGCCTGCGCCATGAGCTGCAGACGGAGGAGAGCCTCGAGTGGATCGAGACCGGGCGCGCCGACGTGCTGCGCTTCGCTCGCCCGAACGGCTGGCAAATCGTCACCAACTTCGGCTCGGAGCCGTTCGACCTCGGGGCGGATGCCGCAGACGTCGTGCTCGGCTCGGTCGTCGACGGCGCCCTTCCCGGCGACTCCACCGTCTGGATCGCGCCCGGCCTCATCGGCTGA
- a CDS encoding metal ABC transporter solute-binding protein, Zn/Mn family, giving the protein MKKQFVALALASVAALSLAGCSTTPAAGEGAGDTVTVAASTNVYGSLAAQIGGDRVDVTSIITSATQDPHSYEASARDRLTVQKADLVIENGGGYDGFIDTLLQDAQDVHVVSAVEFSHDFPGNEGHSDEEGTSEEDHDHDHDHAEGEEGHEGHNHIEGFNEHVWFDPHTMIHVVEAIADELATIDPDGEAEFTANAEEIVADLEGFEADLETLKTDAAGANVIITEPLPGYIATAAGLTDVTPEGFAEAVEEGSDVAPATLLDTLNVVDGGDVAAVLTNAQTGGAETQRVEDAATAAGIPVVAFTELLPEGSSYSEWMSDAIQSLADALQS; this is encoded by the coding sequence ATGAAGAAGCAGTTCGTCGCCCTCGCCCTCGCATCCGTCGCCGCGCTCTCGCTGGCCGGATGCTCCACCACTCCCGCAGCGGGAGAGGGTGCCGGCGACACCGTCACGGTCGCTGCGAGCACCAATGTCTACGGCTCGCTCGCCGCGCAGATCGGCGGCGACCGCGTCGACGTGACCTCGATCATCACCTCGGCCACGCAGGACCCGCACTCGTACGAGGCATCGGCCCGCGACCGGCTCACCGTGCAGAAGGCCGACCTCGTGATCGAGAACGGCGGCGGCTACGACGGCTTCATCGACACGCTGCTGCAGGATGCGCAGGACGTGCACGTGGTCAGCGCCGTCGAGTTCTCACACGACTTCCCCGGCAACGAAGGCCACTCCGACGAGGAGGGCACGAGCGAGGAAGACCACGACCACGACCACGATCACGCCGAAGGTGAAGAGGGCCACGAGGGTCACAACCACATCGAGGGCTTCAACGAGCACGTCTGGTTCGACCCGCACACGATGATCCACGTCGTCGAGGCCATCGCCGACGAGCTCGCCACCATCGATCCGGACGGCGAGGCGGAGTTCACCGCCAACGCCGAAGAGATCGTCGCCGACCTCGAGGGCTTCGAGGCCGACCTCGAGACGCTGAAGACGGATGCCGCCGGTGCGAACGTGATCATCACCGAGCCGCTGCCCGGCTACATCGCCACCGCCGCCGGACTCACCGACGTCACGCCCGAGGGGTTCGCCGAGGCCGTCGAGGAGGGCAGCGATGTCGCCCCTGCGACGCTGCTCGACACCCTCAACGTCGTCGACGGCGGCGATGTGGCGGCCGTGCTCACGAACGCGCAGACCGGTGGAGCCGAGACGCAGCGCGTCGAGGATGCCGCAACCGCGGCCGGCATCCCTGTCGTCGCCTTCACGGAGCTGCTGCCCGAAGGATCGTCGTACTCTGAGTGGATGAGTGACGCGATCCAGAGCCTCGCCGACGCGCTGCAGTCGTGA
- a CDS encoding metal ABC transporter ATP-binding protein: protein MSAAADARAGAEKSNPVLEVRGAALQRGDRELWSGLDLTVEPGEFIAVLGPSGSGKTTLLRSILGLQPLSAGEITVAGEPVRKGNPRIGYIPQQRSLAPDTSMRARDLVALGVQGSRFGFPIPHRGDRAKVDQLLTSVGAAHYADRRVGLLSGGEQQRLRVGQALADEPTLLLCDEPLSNLDLANQVAITDIIDRQRRDRRAAVLFVTHDINPILGRVDRILYIAGGRFVLGTPEEVLQTRVLTELYGTPVFVLRAGDRLVVVGVPDAEPHHEHAHDHDHGGAA from the coding sequence GTGAGCGCCGCCGCCGACGCGCGGGCAGGAGCCGAGAAGTCGAACCCGGTGCTCGAAGTGCGGGGAGCCGCGCTGCAGCGCGGTGATCGCGAGCTGTGGTCGGGACTGGACCTCACGGTCGAGCCCGGCGAGTTCATCGCCGTGCTCGGTCCGTCTGGTTCGGGCAAGACCACGCTGCTGCGCAGCATCCTGGGCCTGCAGCCGCTGTCGGCCGGCGAGATCACGGTCGCGGGCGAACCCGTGCGCAAAGGAAATCCGCGCATCGGATACATCCCGCAGCAGCGCTCACTCGCCCCCGACACGAGCATGCGGGCCCGCGACCTCGTCGCGCTCGGCGTGCAGGGCAGCCGCTTCGGATTCCCGATCCCGCACCGCGGCGACCGGGCCAAGGTCGATCAGCTGCTGACCTCGGTCGGAGCCGCGCACTATGCCGATCGCCGTGTCGGGCTGCTGTCGGGCGGTGAGCAGCAGCGGCTGCGCGTCGGCCAGGCGCTCGCCGACGAGCCGACCCTGCTGCTGTGCGACGAGCCGCTGTCGAACCTCGACCTCGCGAATCAGGTCGCCATCACCGACATCATCGACCGCCAGCGTCGCGATCGCCGCGCCGCCGTGCTGTTCGTGACCCACGACATCAACCCGATCCTCGGCCGCGTCGACCGCATCCTCTACATCGCGGGTGGCCGCTTCGTGCTCGGCACCCCCGAAGAGGTGCTGCAGACGCGGGTGCTCACCGAGCTCTACGGCACCCCGGTCTTCGTGCTGCGAGCGGGCGACCGACTGGTCGTCGTCGGAGTGCCCGATGCCGAGCCCCACCATGAGCACGCGCACGATCACGACCACGGAGGTGCCGCATGA